From bacterium:
GACAAAATACCCTCAAGGGCAGGCTGAACGTCGCCACCGCAATTTTGCGATAGAAGTTCGCAAAGGGTCTCTCTGACCGGGCCCATGAGGTCGCTCCTTTTATTATACGTAAAGTGTATGGCACAAAACCCTAATCGTCAACGTAACCCTGTAAAATAGGGAGATTTAAACTTGAACAGGATAGCCGATTTTCTCTTCGAGGCCGGGATGTTGAAGCGCACCCCCCGCACCGGATGGCAGTTTCTGGGCTCCGGCTCGGAATCGGTCGCGGAACATATCTTCAGGACCGCTCTTATAGCTTACGCCCTCGCCGGCCGGATTCCCGGAATCGACAGGGACAAGACACTGAAACTGGCGCTCTTCCACGACCTCCCCGAAGCGCGCACCGGCGACCTCAACTACATGAACCAGAAATACGTAAAGGCAGACGAGGAGAGCGCGGCCAGGGACATGACACGGGGGCTCCCATTCGGAGGGGAGATGGAAGGGCTGCTTGCGGAATTCCGCGAGCAAAAGACCGCCGAGGCGAGGATCGCCCGCGACGCGGACAACCTTGAAATGCTCCTTCAGCTCAAGGAGCATCACGACATCGGCAACCGGAACGCCGCCGAGTGGATTCCCTTCACCGTCGAGAGGCTCAAATCCGAAGAGGCGAAGAGCCTTGCAAAGG
This genomic window contains:
- a CDS encoding HD domain-containing protein; this translates as MNRIADFLFEAGMLKRTPRTGWQFLGSGSESVAEHIFRTALIAYALAGRIPGIDRDKTLKLALFHDLPEARTGDLNYMNQKYVKADEESAARDMTRGLPFGGEMEGLLAEFREQKTAEARIARDADNLEMLLQLKEHHDIGNRNAAEWIPFTVERLKSEEAKSLAKAILDGDSSAWWFDKKSDWWTKGGKV